The genomic region CCTCTTACTACGGGGAGCGGTAAGTAGTTTGCACCCCCTTGATCGTGTACCAATGACAGCTTGCTGCCGGTGCCTTGCGGGCAGGGCACGAAAGGACAAACCGCCCGTGCCACTCTCAGGGAATGAGGGAATCTATAAGGTGCTCCTCTTAGTAGATTGTCTTTTTGATGAAGATTACCGTTTCCTTCTTCAGGGTATTCCCCCGGGCAACAAAATGACAAAGGAAACGAAAAAAGCGCTCGCGCGTGCCGCCGCTCATATGGCCATTCCGCAAACATATTCTCTCGATTCGGGATGCCTCAGAACGGTCCGTTCATACGAGAAAATCTCGCGTTGCAAAATCAAAATATCACAAAAATTCAACCCCGCACAAAAACCAAACCTCAAAAAATATGCAGCCCCATAACATACAAACCATTAAAAGCTGCCCTTTCTGTTAGGGGGCGGGCGCACAATCAAAAAAAAGGGCGGCCCGAGGGCCGCCCCCTTGATCGCCTTGCCAGTAAGCCGCTACTTCGCGCCGGCGAGTGCCTTGAATTCATCCATCGTGAGGAGCCGCTTCTCCTTCAGCGCCTTCTCCTTCACATCGCCCAGGAGCGCCATCTTCTCTTCCTCGGTGGCCTTGATGCCCAGCTCATCGAGGAACAGGTTGATGGAATCGATGCCGCTGCCCTTGCCGATGACCGGCTTGGGCTCGCTCTGCCCGACCAGGCCCGCCCGGAAGGGCACGAGCTCGGTCGGCCACTTCTCGCCCGCGTTCTTGAGCCAGCTGACGATGATGCCGCTCTCGATGTCGTAGAGATGCTCGCCCACGATGCAGCGGTTGGGCGGGACGGCCACCCTGGCGAGCCCGGTCACGAGCCGGGAGACCTCGACGAACTTCTCGGTCTTGAGGCCCATGTCCACGTCGTACATCGTCAGCATCGCGAGGGCAAGTTCTTCGTAGGCGCAGTTGCCCGCGCGCTCGCCGATGCCGGTGACCGAGGTCTGCGCCACCTGGCAGCCGGCCGCCATCGCCATGAGGGTGTTCGCCACGCCCATCCCGAAGTCATCGTGGAAGTGCGGCTCGAACGGCGTGTCCGGAAACACCTCGCGCATTTTCTTGATCAGATGCGGCACGGTGTGCGGCGCCAGCCCCCCGAAGGTGTCCACGATGGCGAGGGCGTCCATGTGACCATCGGTCGCCACCTTCCTGAGCATCCCGAGCACCCAGTCGAGCGGGGCGCGTGAGAAGTCAATCGGGAAGAAGACCACGTAGAGGCCGTTTTCCTTCGCGAAGAGCGTTGCCTCCACCGAGGTGTCGATGGCCTTCTGGGGGTCCCACCTGTAGGCCCGCTCGATGATGTGGGTCGAACTCGGCACCTCCATGACGATGCCCTTGACGCCGGTATCGACCGAGCGCTTCACGTCGTCCTTCATGCAGCGCGCGAAACTGAAGACCTCGGTGTTCGAGCCCTCGAGCCGCTTGACGATCTCGCGGATGGCCTGCTCGTCCTGCTTCGAGACGACCGGCATGCCCGCCTCGATGCGGTGGATGCCCACGTCGGCGAGCGCCTCGGCGATGCGGATCTTCTCGTCCTTGGTGAAAACGATGCCGGTCTGCTGCTCGCCGTCGCGCAGGCTGACGTCGTGCAGCTTGGGGTGGGGGTCGAAATGCACGGTATCCCGGACTTCCTTGTCGAAGTTCCAGGGGCTCGTGTACCACATGTCGGTATTCCAGGGTTCTCTCATCTCCCAAATCTCCTCTCTATCGAAATGGGAAGCTCCGGCGGCGGGGGCGATTGCCCCCCGCTGGAGAAATTCGTCCGCTACTCGAAGCGGGCCTCGCCGCGCGATTTGTTGCAGAAGTCGAAGTACGGCGAGTCTTTGATGCACTCATCGTAGTGCTGCATGCCGGTGAAGACGATCGGGCCGTCGGCGCCGACGAGAACGTTCTCCTCGAGGCGGACGGTCTGCGGCAGGCCGGGGTGGCCGGCGAAGGTCTCGATGGCGAAATACATGTTCTCCTTGATCTCGACCGGATACTCGAGGCTGTAGGCCCGGCTGATCCACATGCCCTCATAGAGGTCGAGGCCGATGGAGTGGGCGAACTGCTGGAGCGTCACCGTCCCGTACTTGTCGTCGGCGTACTTGGGGAACTGGGAGGCTACGTCCTTGGA from bacterium harbors:
- a CDS encoding pyruvate carboxyltransferase codes for the protein MREPWNTDMWYTSPWNFDKEVRDTVHFDPHPKLHDVSLRDGEQQTGIVFTKDEKIRIAEALADVGIHRIEAGMPVVSKQDEQAIREIVKRLEGSNTEVFSFARCMKDDVKRSVDTGVKGIVMEVPSSTHIIERAYRWDPQKAIDTSVEATLFAKENGLYVVFFPIDFSRAPLDWVLGMLRKVATDGHMDALAIVDTFGGLAPHTVPHLIKKMREVFPDTPFEPHFHDDFGMGVANTLMAMAAGCQVAQTSVTGIGERAGNCAYEELALAMLTMYDVDMGLKTEKFVEVSRLVTGLARVAVPPNRCIVGEHLYDIESGIIVSWLKNAGEKWPTELVPFRAGLVGQSEPKPVIGKGSGIDSINLFLDELGIKATEEEKMALLGDVKEKALKEKRLLTMDEFKALAGAK